CAAAAGTACCAAAAACTACTTCAACTAGCACAGCACCAACTAAACAACCAGCTGTTTTTAATGACAACAATCCTGAAAACGAACCTTGGCTCATCTCGCAATCCCCCGAATCCAGCCATCCATCACATTCGTCGGATTCAGTCACCTATTTCCCTTCGTCAAAAAACAAGTCAGCGGCCATCATCGACGACCGTTTGCACACCCACAACTTATTTCAACGACTATCAATAAGACATTCCATGGGTTATTCTAAAATCTCCTGAGCAAACTGACGACCATTATTCGTCATCATCGTTTGCAATTTACCCACATAATAACCAAGCCGATAATGTGAAACAACTCCCAGAAATGACGACTACAAATCCGTGGCTGGCTCTGAAATCTGCTTACCTTCGTAAAATTCTACGTTTTCGCCATTAAAGTCAACATCTCCCTACAATCAACATTACTATTCAAAAGACCCAAACCGCAATATCATAAACAAGGAAAAACTTAACACTGAAATCACTTCTCTACTACCTAGGACAACAGCTAAATATATTCCAACAACTGGCAGGCCAATGACGACCGATCTGCCAACAACCGATCCACAAAGGTCTAGGTATGGTGTTGCGGACCAGATTCGCGTCCGCAAATATTCATTTGGCAACCCAGACACcaacaaaggagaaataagaaaaggtgGAGAAAGGCGGAAGATCCCGAGATGGGCGGAAAACCcattcatttcgtttttttctgacGCGGGCGGCAAGCTACAGTGCAGCTCTGTACGTGGTGCTAATCGTTCGCTAAAAAATACACTGTGTTCATCCGCTATCGAGTTTCGATTGTATTGAAGCAGTTCGTGACATTTTttggtgccgaaacccgggaacAAGTGTGCCGTTTCCAGACAGCCACTGTGAGTTtacgcccctttttttttgggtaggCGACCCAGACCCGCCACGCAGTAAGTCTCGAAACTTAACATTACTTCGTATCAATTCGTATGAATGCCTAAAATAATCTTACGTCAGACTCTTGAAATTAAGTGGCAATGATGGAGAAAATTGTTCATGAAATGGAAAGGGGCGGACGTCGTAACTACACGCAATTAGTAAATTAAGTCTTTGTAACGCGCAGGGTccatttcaagtgtaaaaTGTAAAAGTTCCCGCAAttttagtaaaaaagaaagaatgtgTCGTCTCGTTCGGTTCCTCCCTTCGATTATCGGTTGTATGAAAATTGTGGGAAATTTGGCATGGTGTGCGGACAAACTCttgtaaattaatttacgCGATCTTGCTTTGGGTTTTGGACTCCCACCATTCGGGCCCTCTAATACCTCCCTTATATCTATGGTTCTAATACCATCCGCGAGGGGCGCCCTGGGAATATCGCTGCTAGCTCTGAATTCCGTATTCCCCTcttacttcttttttattatcggAAATATCCACGAGAAATTGTAGTTAAGTAGTATGACTGTGACTAAGGGTGAAACGGGGCTTGATGTGGTCAGACAAATTATATATTTGGGTTTTAACTAATGTAATTTTAAAGAGGTAAATAAGGACGGGTCTGTCTTTCGAAGGCTTGTTTACAGGTCATATAACGCTTCTGAACTTGTTTCAGGTAAACTTCGAAATCTTGAAAAAGGGCAAGCGCTACCGCTAAAGAAGTAAAATCCCCGAAATACGACTTCACGCTTCTGAACCAAGTTCAGGTAAAATATGATATGATACCGTATGTAAAAGAAGTCATATTAATTCGCTTCTGGACTGGTTTCAGGTTAATTCGAAACAGAGATACAGGGTGACCGATTGAGAATCCACTACGTGGAAAATTAGACAACGCTTCTGAAACTAGTCCAGGTAAACCCGTTGTCAAATTCGAAAACTTGTTGAGCAAGTTATAAAAAATCGTCTCtgaaaattgtgttttttagATTATCGCAAACCCGAAACATGGGGTCCGCAAGCGAGAGCGAAGAGGAAGTCGACGCAAAAACAATCTTGGCAATCCGCACCAGCGCTAAACGTCGCCACACCCGTCAAGCAAACCACCTCAAGACGTTGGTCGACGGAGGAGGAACGGCAGATGACGTGAACGTAGCTTTAGCGGTACTCGAAGAAGCTTACAGCGAGGTGGTGCGAGTAAATGCCAAATACAAGCAAGCAGATAAGGGCAAGGAGAAAGACGCTATTGAATGGGAAGCTGAAATCAACACCTTTTATATGGGATGTAGAAAGGCAGCGGAAGAATATTCGAataaggagaaggagaagttgGACGCGGCCCCTAACGCAAAAAAGAGAAGACTAGAATTGGAGTTTGAGCGAGAGCAAGCGAAGCTCGATGAGCAACGTAAACTGGAGGACATTCGACAACAGAGTCAACGAGAACAAGAGGACCTCACTCTACAGATCGAATACCAGCGTCAATTGGAGGGCCTAAAATCGCCGGGAAAATCAAGTTTCAAGCCAAGGTTTACTTCCTCCATAAATGACTCggatgacgagaaaagaccaAGAGGACCATGGCCAAAATTATCCATTACACCGTTCAACGGAGATTCCCGAACATGGCCTGATTTCGAACTCTCATTCGGCGCTCTCATCAACAACACCCGAATGCCAGAAGATATGAAGCTACTAGCCCTTCGGGAAAATTTGGAACCGGACGTCCGAAGGAGAGTAGCCAATTTATTTGTGGCCTCGGCTAATTACCAGACGTCGTGGAAGGCCCTAACTGATCGATATGGTAATCGCCAAGCCATCATGCATGCCCACGTCCAAGAATTATTAGCTCTTCAGCCATTCTCGTCGGGAGATCTAAAATCACTGGTCAACATGGCGGCCTTAGTGAAAGATGCAGTAACTAGTGTGAATCAAGAAGAAGGCCAATCATACTCCAACATCGTGAGCCAATTGATTAGAGTCCTGCCAAGCGAGCTTCAAAGAGAGTGGGGAAGGTTCGCCTACCCACTACGACCAAGAGTGCCAGGCCTTGCCGATTTTGACAAATGGATAGAAGGTATTGTAGGAGCAGAAGAATTTTTGGGCGCATCAGCATCGCGCACCACGCAAAAATCGCCGCAACCCCCAGCCAAGATGGTAAAATTTGGCCCGACGGTGAGAATGGCGACTATTCAAAATACAACAAATGAAGACAACACTTGCACGGTGTGCCACGCCAATCCAGGGCATCCTCTAGCATTCTGCCAGACGTTCATCGACTTCTCACCCACCCAAAGAGCGGAAGCAGTCGCGAAAGGAAAGCATTGTTTTAGATGCCTTGGACGGAAACACTTCTCATCCGCATGCAAAAAGTCGACAAAATGCACCGTAATGGACTGCTCCCAGTTTCATCACCCGCTCCTTCATGGATCGGGACGAGTTTTCCCGCGTCGGTCAGGTAACGCAGTAGCCCTTATCGAGCGGTTGTATATTAATTTTCCAGTTTTGGTCGCAATCGTTCCAATATGGGTCATCGTTCATAATGGCGCGTTTCGTACCTTGGGGATGTTAGATCCAGGAAGTGAAATAACTCTGATGCGAAAAGACTTTGCTGAGAATATTGGAGTGTCAGGACACCCCGACGCCCTCCATCTGGGATCGTGCCTTGACTCGCAACTCATCCAGACGCAgttaataaaatttgatatttcGTCAAtcgataaaagaaacaaattccatGTGGAAGAAGCTATCGTGGTGCCGTCAATTAAAGGGTCAGATAGGAGGATCAACTGGCCAAAGGAGAAGCTTAGGTGGGACCATCTCGCTGACTTAGATTTACCAGAGATAGATTCAGGCAAGGTCGACGTGTTGATTGGGCAGGACGTGGAGGATGCGCACCGCCAACTTGCCACCAAAAAGTCTCAAAACAGGAAAGAACCGACAGGTAAACTCACGCCATTCGGATGGACTGTAATCGGTAGGATACCCGCTTCCATTTTAAAGGGGCCCAGTAAGAAGAATTTATCCTGCCACTCAACCGGAGTAGAAAATCCAAGCGACGCAGACTTGGTTACAGTAGTGCAAAATTTCTACGCCACCGAAACGTTTGGAACATCGACAGCGCCGCTAAAGATGTCAGTAGAAGATACCATGGCTTTCGAGATGCTGGCTTCATCCATAAGAAATGTGGGCTCGCGATTCGAACTTGGCCTACCGTGGAAAATTCCAAGAAAGGAACTTCCCAACAATCGAACAGGTGCGCTACAACGCTTTATGTCAGTGGAAAAACGACTGTTAAAAGACCCGAAAATAGCTGAACGATATGTGACCGCGATCGAGAAATATGTGTTTGATGGCCACGCCCGGTTATTAGCAACATCAGAGCTGGGAGGCGCCAAAGGAAGAGTATGGTACTTACCCCACCACTACGTCATCAACCCGAATAAGCCAAACAAGATCAGGGTAGTGTTCGATGGAGCAGCAAAATTTCAAGATACGTCGTTAAATGATCACTTACTACGTGGACCAGTGCTATTGGCGAGCTTAGTGGGCATCCTAATCCGATCGCGAGAGGCACCGGTGGCGGTGGCAGGGGATATCGAGGCCATGTACAACCAAGTAAGAGTTCACCCAGACGACCAGTCAGCACAACGTTTCCTTTGGCGGCGCCCAGGGAGTGGTGAGGAGCCAAAAGTGTTTCAGATGTTAGTGCAAGTATTTGGACTCGTGTCATCACCCACATCATGCCTATACGCGCTGCAGTACGCAGCCGAGGCCTACGAAAAATACCCCGAGGTGACGGACATCGTTAAAACCAGTTTTTATGTCGATAATTTCATCGACTCATTCGAGACTGAAGACGGAGCCATCGAAACAGTTAAGCGCATCACGGAAACGCTCAAGGCCGGAGGTTTTAGATTGAATCAATGGGTGTCATCGTCGCGTCTTGTGCTCGCATCAATACCGGAGAGCGAAAGAGTTCACTCATCATTGAATTTAGACCTGGATGAGCTCCCAGTCGAGCGATCGCTAGGTATGATGTGGAATTGTCAATTGGATCGATTTCAATTCACGACGCTACAACCAGTGGCGGTTAAAACAAAACGAGAAATGTTGGCAGCAATCGCCAAGATATTTGACCCGCTAGGTTTTTTGTTACCTGTTACCACCTATGCCAAAGTATTATTTCAGAAGGTATGGAAAACGACGCAGCCGAGCAGAACTTCCCTGCCCAAAGAAGAACCGTTGAAATGGGACGACCAGCTACCCGAGCACATCATCCACAGCTGGGAAAAATGGCGAGCGGAGCTGCCATTTGTAGGAGACCTGACAGTGCCAAGGTGCTTTCGCGATCACCGATtccaaaaggagaaaacaaattttgatctGCATGTGTGTTGTGACGCATCGGCAGTGGCATTTGGAGCCGTTTGCTACATCAGAATGGAAAGCGGAACCGAAATTGatgttaaatttgtttttgccaAATCTAGGGTTGCGCCTATAAAAGGCTTGTCGATTCCACGACTCGAACTGCAAGCGGCAGTTTTAGCAAGCCGGATCGCATCCATGGTGCGCAAGGAACTACGACTGCCCATCCGTTCCGTCCGGTTTTGGTCCGATTCCGAAATAGTATTAAAATGGCTGGCGTCAGAAAATCGGCGATACTCATCATTCGTTCATCACCGAGTAAACGAAGTGACGGAGTCTTCAAGTAGTGATGATTGGAGTTTCATAGGCGGCCTCGACAATCCAGCAGATGACTGCAGCCGCGGCCTACGACCAACCCAACTGTACAACCACCATCGCTGGTTTGAAGGGCCACCGTTCCTAAAAGATCCGATGGAAAACTGGCCACAGTATCACGACCGCCAGGAGCCGAAAACGGAAGATTTGgaattaattaaagaaaagtttgttgGCTCAACAGAGGTTACCCCGACCGACGAAATCAGCGATTTATTTAGCACAAAATCAAGCTTGGCCGACTTAATTGATGCGGTGGTCAACATCACAAGACGGATAAGCCCGACAACTGATACAAACGCACCAGTAGcagtggaagaaaaaaaaggtgccCTAAAAATAGCCATTAAAAAGGCGCAGGAATTATGTTTTGCCCCAGAAGTGAAATCGCTGCAAGCCGGGCGGTTGTTGAAGAGGACCTCAAATTTATTAAAGTTAACACCCTTCCTAGACGGAGACGGAATCGTTAGAGTGGGCGGAAGAATAGAGAATGCCTACGAACCCTATAACGCTCGCCATCCTATAGTGCTGGATCCTGACCACCGGCTTACCACCTGGCTCATCATGGAAGCTCATAGCGGCACAGCTCACGCTGGAGTGGAACGAACCTTAGCTGAGGTTAGGACGGCCTACTGGCCATTAAAGGGCAGAAGAGCCATACGACGGGTCGTCAAGAAATGCATCCAGTGTAAAATGCAACGCGCGCGGCCAGCCCCACCGATGATGGCAAAATTACCTAAACCGAGAGTGGAACCTTTTCAACCGGCCTTCACAAATATCGGATTAGATTTTTTTGGCCCGTTCACAGTCGtcatcggaagaagaagagaaaagcggTGGGCCTGTTTGTTTACCTGCCTGGCAACGCGAGCCGTCCACCTAGAGATGGTCTACCGAATGGATGCCGATTCGTTTATAATGGCTTTTATTAGGTTTTCTCGCAGTCGCGGAATCACGCCAGCGACGGCGTACAGCGACAATGGAACTAACATCACCGCCGGAGAGAAAGAGCTGAGAACTGCCTTTGATAACCTCATCAGCGACCCCAGCCTGCCGAAGAAACTAGCTGAGAAAAGAACGCAGTGGCATTTTTCACCTCCCGCAGCCCCGCATTTTGGCGGCGTGTGGGAACGCCTAGTACAAGCGAGCAAACGAGCCATAAAGGCCGTCTTAAATGAGCGTACGGTGTCCGACGAGGTGCTGGTGACCGTGTTCGTCGAGGTCACGGCATTGTTGAATGGCCGTCCACTTACAAACGTGAGCACCGATCCAACCGACGCCAACCCATTGACGCCAAACCATTTCCTTCATCAACCTCATCAATATGTACCGCCAGACGACCACAGCACCTTTGAAGACAACGCAAGAAGGCGCTGGAGATATGCGCAATTCATCGTGGAGCAATATTGGAAGAGATGGATGAGGGAGTACGTCCCTACCCTaattgagagaaagaaatggtTCATGCCGAATCGAAATGCGGAAGTGGGGGATCGAGTACTCGTGATTGACGAAAACACTAGGAGGGGAGAATGGCCAGTCGGGACTGTAGTGAAGGTGTACCCGGACGGCGAAGGGATCGTCCGGCATGTCACTGTGAAAACGGAGTCCAACGAGTATAAACGCCCGGTAACAAAACTTTGTTTAATTTCAGAAGGATCAAAAGACGCCTAATTGCAGCTGTCGGTGGCCTCGGGACTGTTGCGGACCAGATTCGCGTCCGCAAATATTCATTTGGCAACCCAGACACcaacaaaggagaaataagaaaaggtgGAGAAAGGCGGAAGATCCCGAGATGGGCGGAAAACCcattcatttcgtttttttctgacGCGGGCGGCAAGCTACAGTGCAGCTCTGTACGTGGTGCTAATCGTTCGCTAAAAAATACACTGTGTTCATCCGCTATCGAGTTTCGATTGTATTGAAGCAGTTCGTGACATATGGAGTGCCAACTCCTTTACTCCTTGCCTAACAGAGTGACAGTAAGGCGTCCATAAAGGCGCGAACGGAATGATTGCATTGAAGGCGAGATGCACCATtgccagattttttttataactagCGTGACTGCGTGAGTcgataaaattagaaaaaaacgaaCTAAATATCtcacaacaaagaaaaaagtaaattgcaATTACATCggcaaataatttaaaaaaataatgaacacATGCATTCCTTCTGTTGTTCAGTCTCACAGTTCACAACCGCAAATGTTAGGAAAAAATTGCAACATgcataatcaaaataaataaatttgtaacaccaaaatttttatcaaaaatttattaagaaacacatgaaataattaaatttaataaacagagcgtccggttcgaaactcctcttttcttatttagtACGAGTCAATAAGGCAAGCAATTCGCCATCCAATGGGAAAAAAGCgatgatttatttttacggAAATCTACGTCAgtcaaattacaaattttactAATTCAACAATCATCGCTTTTTGTATCATTTGGTGGCGCACACGCCTGCGCATTGCTTTGTTTTAACTCGCACATCTAGTGAGAattgtctacggcccccagagatagtatctgatctggaccgagaagaagagagaagtacgaggcatatttttccggggagatatagtcatactaggcttctgggttagactcatgaccctccaaaagttttcatcagaTCACATGATCTGATGGGCTCATGTgagccttccaagtccccgtttgACCAGAGCctctcctcctcctggtttcacagcgggtgagtgaccaccggcgggcgttggttagttagggaaacggggccacagaaaagaagggagcccagatatgcacttgtcatttatctaacaactacacaatgtatcagtcttgaattgcaGCACCCTCTCGTCAGTTTACAACAGTTGATGTGATCAGTAGCAAAAGAGTTACCCTGTAAACCCTGTAAAGCggaataaacattttttttggatgacaataatattcaaacaaggTTTTAGCGACAAAAAGTTATACTCAAATCAATAGGACCTGTGTAAGGAAGTAAACAGGGAGATggaagggtagcagccaacgggttagcaaacaaggaacCTTGTTGACTGTATGGTCCTTGTCCTTTTCCTTCAAAATATGACTTAGCTCATCAAATCTGTCATGCCAATGTGTTAGAAACCTGAAATGAAGaacttgtaaataaaaaaacattaagtCACCTTGTTCATAGTttgtcatcaatgtgcttgacatATATGATCTAGAAATGATTAAACAGTTAGTAGTGTACACTCAAAATAGGGAAATGGCTGGGATTGGcgatctagcaagtccaatacaaacagcagacaattatgatgaatcctaataaaagatgagaagaatatatgtttCAGCAATACTGTATTGGTAAAGCTAGTAATGGTTGTTAcctgtttcattttgatggcACATATTGATTTTGAACAATGATTTTGAAGCAGTAAGCCGCACGACCCTTTCAACACGTTTTCTCCTGTATAAGTTGATGAGATTCATTAAGTGTATCCAACATATACAaggaatagaacacatcaccgacaatCTACAGATGAAATCGCTCGAATTTACCAGTAAAtacattggtaattttcgaaaGAAAGATAGCTTcacttttgacagcaaaccgcCATGAGCCCCTAACTGACACAATTaacacgccatctattagaCATGCCTAAACACTCATTATTTGAAGGACTGGACTTGAGATATTGTCAGCTACCTGCTTTAGCAGGGTACCCGAAGGGATGTTTGCgatgttttttattaaaaaacaatcaaaaaaggaCATGACCTACAAaagtctgaaaaaaaatttacactaCATTAAAAAACCACATTCCGTCCACAGCAGGTAGACGTAGTAAAACACAGTATTTTGGCAAAATATGCACACAATTTCTTTGACCAAGATTAAAACTAAGCAGTATTAACACTACTTTCCTCTTGTTGTTCTAGAACTAGTCATAAATTGGACTCAAACTTTTCACATCTTATTGGCATTTCAAGGGAATAAAATGGATTCTTTAATGCAAAATCAGCATAAAGTTCATATACCCTTCGAAGAAGATGTTCTACATTCATTTGATTAGGTTCAGTAACAATGAGGAATTGTATACCTTGAACAATAACAGAGGAAACACATTAACAAAGAGAAAAcattaataataacaacaaaatacCTGTTAAGGTCTGAAAGCCATGTAGCTTAAATGTATTAGCTTCAAGAACTTCAATTCCAGATGACTCCAGTACAGGACTCAGCTGCCTTGCAATGAGATAAAAACAAGTAAAACTCGCTGGctagaaaaatgttgaaatttttattggatATTTCTATAGTTTCAAAATGTACTAATAAAACTAGCACTACctaaaaacattttgtcattAGTACTGAGCTTTGGCCTTCCAAATTTCAGATTGACAGGATAGTTTGATTCATTAGCTAAAAAAGCAGTCACTTTTTGCCCATCTCCTAGTGATGTTCCATTCAGCTGATTTCCGTTCACTGCTAAAAGGATGGGGTGTtactaaactatggacttGGACAGTCCATTTTGGACTACTAAAATATGGACTTCGGTGCAAAACTATGGACTTCACCAGATGGCGCTGCCTGTCAAAGTCCATATTTTAGAACCAGAACGCTCCACCAATGGCCAtactaaactatggacttTTCCTGAAAAGTATGGACTTTATCCAAATTCAACATAAAACATAAACTACGAAGTACGAATCGttctatcatttttttgtttgatatatTTAACGTCCGTTCAATAAACTACAATAAGCCACGAGCTTTCTAGAGCTGGCGGGACACTTACTTTTTTAAAGCCATTTTTTAAAGCCATTTTGgttcattgttttttattataataatagtaaCAAATGCCAGAACACTGCTTGGTAGAATTCCGTCGGCGGTAggatatatttttgtaaaatattctatttttttttaaatttcttctaaagtattattttttattaattttgtctTGCTTTATCCGATCTATAAAACGGTTTAAATACAAGATGTTTTTCCGTGTTAATTAAAGGCAAAATCTCTTGAATATTTTCAATCTTCTATTTGCGAATTTAACTAATATTCTTTCCTCCTATATCCACATTACTCTCACTAAGTTTACCCGGTTCCaaagataaaattgaaaattcgggTTGTCCAAGTAAAGCACCAACTGCAAGAGAAGCATGAGCTACATATCTTTTTTGCTTAATTAATAGGTTTAAGCTTTTTATCAGATGATGAGCTATGCTTTTTATATCTTCGATTCATACTTAagatctcattttttttaaattgacttTTGCTTTTATATAAAACAACGTATAGGGCAAGAACAGTCTTTAGAGACATAAACGGTTCTGCAGcagatttaaaattaattccctCTTTTGAGAAATGTGTTCATACTGTGTACCTAAAAGATCAATAGCTCCATTATTAACAAAACCACTACcatatcttaaaaaaataaagggataCAAATAATGGGTATAATGGGTAATGcgaaagccaaaaagaaagcGGAAGTTGCGGATTATATGCCATCGCATTTGCGACAGCCTTGGCATTTTCATTTAATCCCTCTGAATTGAGGTTTGATGGGTCACAAATGCGCTCCCATCTAATGAAATGCATTTCCGACGGCGCAAT
The sequence above is drawn from the Daphnia pulicaria isolate SC F1-1A chromosome 1, SC_F0-13Bv2, whole genome shotgun sequence genome and encodes:
- the LOC124321124 gene encoding uncharacterized protein LOC124321124, yielding MGSASESEEEVDAKTILAIRTSAKRRHTRQANHLKTLVDGGGTADDVNVALAVLEEAYSEVVRVNAKYKQADKGKEKDAIEWEAEINTFYMGCRKAAEEYSNKEKEKLDAAPNAKKRRLELEFEREQAKLDEQRKLEDIRQQSQREQEDLTLQIEYQRQLEGLKSPGKSSFKPRFTSSINDSDDEKRPRGPWPKLSITPFNGDSRTWPDFELSFGALINNTRMPEDMKLLALRENLEPDVRRRVANLFVASANYQTSWKALTDRYGNRQAIMHAHVQELLALQPFSSGDLKSLVNMAALVKDAVTSVNQEEGQSYSNIVSQLIRVLPSELQREWGRFAYPLRPRVPGLADFDKWIEGIVGAEEFLGASASRTTQKSPQPPAKMVKFGPTVRMATIQNTTNEDNTCTVCHANPGHPLAFCQTFIDFSPTQRAEAVAKGKHCFRCLGRKHFSSACKKSTKCTVMDCSQFHHPLLHGSGRVFPRRSEGSKDA